In one Pseudomonas hydrolytica genomic region, the following are encoded:
- a CDS encoding AEC family transporter: protein MLAVQAILPIFALIVLGYLLGWRQWLTSESAAGLANITFKLFMPTLLFAGIAKASLAEGLSPMLLLAYYLPVLLVFAAVNALAHWRRGTATPLGLVAAFSNNVLVGIPLIASLMGNDGLLYVFAILVFHSLTLFSLHSFYAAFGSQERVDTRALLKNLANPMIIGLALGALLNLSGLVVPESLWRAVTWLGQAALPCALIVLGASLSRYRLRPTGEAWGVALAKLLLFPALVWWLSGQLPGLNDTARSVLVLLAACPSGVNVMAFARSAEDSRSVSAAISLSTLLAAVSLPAWMLLVGF, encoded by the coding sequence ATGCTTGCGGTACAGGCAATTTTGCCGATCTTCGCCCTGATCGTTCTCGGCTACCTGCTTGGCTGGCGCCAGTGGCTCACCAGCGAGTCGGCCGCTGGCCTGGCCAATATCACCTTCAAGCTGTTCATGCCCACGCTGCTGTTCGCCGGTATCGCCAAGGCGTCGCTGGCCGAAGGCCTGTCGCCGATGCTGCTGCTGGCCTATTACCTGCCGGTGCTGCTGGTGTTCGCCGCGGTCAATGCGCTGGCGCACTGGCGGCGCGGTACGGCGACGCCGCTGGGCCTGGTGGCGGCCTTCTCCAACAACGTGCTGGTGGGCATTCCGCTGATCGCCAGCCTGATGGGCAACGACGGCCTGCTCTACGTCTTCGCCATCCTGGTGTTTCACAGCCTCACGCTGTTTTCCCTGCACAGCTTCTACGCCGCTTTCGGCAGCCAGGAGCGGGTCGATACGCGCGCGCTGCTGAAGAACCTGGCCAACCCGATGATCATCGGCCTGGCATTGGGGGCGTTGCTCAATCTGTCCGGGCTGGTCGTGCCGGAGAGCCTGTGGCGGGCGGTGACCTGGCTCGGCCAGGCCGCCTTGCCCTGCGCGCTGATCGTGCTTGGCGCCAGCCTGTCGCGTTACCGCCTGCGCCCGACCGGCGAGGCCTGGGGCGTGGCGTTGGCCAAGCTGCTGCTGTTCCCGGCGCTGGTCTGGTGGCTCAGCGGCCAGCTGCCTGGCCTGAACGACACCGCGCGCAGCGTGCTGGTGCTGCTCGCGGCCTGTCCCAGCGGGGTCAACGTGATGGCCTTTGCCCGTAGCGCCGAAGACAGCCGCAGCGTCAGCGCGGCGATTTCCCTGTCCACACTGCTGGCGGCGGTTTCCCTGCCGGCGTGGATGCTGCTGGTGGGGTTCTGA
- a CDS encoding alpha/beta fold hydrolase, producing the protein MKRLAHVLLGLLLVFGLTLAGFVALNWAPDRPLDELKARWAPPPSQFVELDGLSVHLRDQGRRDDPEPIVLLHGTSASLHTWEGWVTELAKQRRVISLDLPGFGLTGPFPDGDYRLERYTGFLLTLLDRLQVPRAVLVGNSFGGQLAWRFALAHPERSARLVLVDAAGYPRNAESVPIGFRLAGVPALAPVMSRLLPRAMIESSLRNVYGDPDKVDDELVERYYQLTLREGNRQALRQRFAQAPSGELHERIGELQLPTLIIWGGRDRLIPPDNAEHFAADIAGSQLVLFDDLGHVPQEEDPQRTVAVLLAFLAR; encoded by the coding sequence ATGAAACGACTCGCCCACGTGCTGCTCGGCCTGTTGCTGGTGTTCGGGCTGACCCTTGCCGGCTTCGTCGCGCTCAACTGGGCGCCGGATCGTCCTCTGGACGAGCTCAAGGCGCGCTGGGCGCCACCGCCTTCGCAGTTCGTCGAGCTCGATGGCCTGTCCGTGCACCTGCGTGACCAGGGCCGGCGCGACGATCCCGAGCCCATCGTCCTGCTGCACGGCACCTCGGCCAGTCTGCACACCTGGGAAGGTTGGGTGACGGAGCTGGCCAAGCAGCGCCGGGTGATCAGCCTGGATCTGCCCGGCTTCGGTCTGACCGGGCCATTCCCCGATGGCGATTATCGCCTCGAGCGCTATACCGGCTTTCTCCTCACCCTGCTGGACAGGCTGCAGGTGCCCCGTGCGGTGCTGGTGGGCAACAGCTTCGGCGGCCAGCTGGCCTGGCGCTTCGCTCTGGCCCATCCCGAGCGCAGCGCGCGGCTGGTGCTGGTGGACGCCGCCGGCTATCCGCGCAACGCCGAATCGGTGCCGATCGGCTTTCGCCTGGCGGGCGTCCCGGCCCTGGCGCCGGTGATGAGCCGTTTGTTGCCGCGCGCGATGATCGAGTCGAGCCTGCGCAACGTTTATGGCGATCCAGACAAAGTCGATGACGAACTGGTCGAGCGCTACTACCAGCTGACGCTGCGCGAGGGCAACCGCCAGGCGCTGCGTCAGCGCTTCGCCCAGGCGCCCAGCGGCGAGCTGCACGAGCGCATCGGCGAACTGCAATTGCCGACGCTGATCATCTGGGGCGGGCGTGATCGCCTGATTCCGCCGGACAATGCCGAACATTTCGCCGCCGACATCGCCGGCAGCCAGCTGGTGCTGTTCGACGACCTCGGCCACGTGCCCCAGGAAGAGGACCCGCAGCGCACCGTTGCGGTGCTGCTCGCCTTCCTGGCTCGCTAG
- a CDS encoding TRAP transporter small permease subunit: protein MRKGIRVFVRVVDAFNRRVGRFAMYLIFAMLAVLLYSSISKTFFTPSIWTLESAQFLMVAYFLLGGAYSMQLDAHVRMDLAYSHWSPRTRAVVDAITVFMLIFYLVMLLIGGISSTEYAIEYKETSYSAWSPYMAPIKIVMCFGIALMLLQAIATFFKDFYAARGETL from the coding sequence ATGCGCAAGGGCATTCGAGTTTTCGTCCGGGTCGTGGACGCGTTCAACCGGAGGGTCGGGCGTTTCGCCATGTACCTGATCTTCGCCATGCTGGCGGTGCTCCTGTACTCCTCGATCAGCAAGACCTTCTTCACCCCGTCGATCTGGACCCTGGAAAGCGCCCAGTTCCTCATGGTCGCCTACTTCCTGCTCGGCGGCGCCTACTCGATGCAGCTCGACGCCCATGTGCGCATGGACCTGGCCTACAGCCACTGGTCGCCGCGCACCCGCGCCGTCGTCGATGCCATCACCGTGTTCATGCTGATCTTCTATCTGGTGATGCTGCTGATCGGCGGCATCTCCTCCACCGAATACGCCATCGAATACAAGGAGACCAGCTATTCGGCCTGGTCGCCCTACATGGCGCCGATCAAGATCGTCATGTGCTTCGGCATCGCCCTGATGCTGCTGCAGGCCATCGCCACCTTCTTCAAGGATTTCTACGCCGCCCGTGGGGAGACCCTGTGA
- a CDS encoding TRAP transporter large permease: MSYELIALLMFSSMMLLLLTGKRVFGAIGFVAAAAALLLWGDGGSEMAFSAAMKLMKWYPLLTLPMFVFMGYMLSESGIAEDLYRMFHVWMGPLPGGLAVGTIFLMVAISAMNGLSVAGMAIGASIALPELLRRGYDKIMITGVIQAGSSLGILIPPSVVLVLYGMIARQPVGQLWLAGAIPGLMMAGMFMLYIAIRCRLQPHMGPPLAKAEREQISWSEKLRLLSAGLVPLFIFFSMTGLFLLGYTSLVESSAVGACAATLAALFKGRLNGKVMEETLRKTLAISCMFMWIILAALCFGAVFDGLGAVRAIEQFFVDSLHLGPWQILIIMQLSFILMGMFLDDTAMLVIVAPLYVPLVGALGFDLIWYGVLYTITCQIAYMTPPFGYNLFLMRAMAPPEVSLRDIYVSVTPFVLIMALALVLVMAFPQLALWLPQLHYGG; the protein is encoded by the coding sequence ATGAGCTACGAGCTGATCGCGCTGTTGATGTTCTCCTCGATGATGCTGCTGCTGCTCACCGGCAAGCGCGTGTTCGGCGCCATCGGCTTCGTCGCCGCAGCGGCAGCGCTGCTGCTGTGGGGCGACGGTGGCTCGGAGATGGCCTTCAGCGCGGCGATGAAACTGATGAAGTGGTACCCGCTGCTGACCCTGCCGATGTTCGTGTTCATGGGCTACATGCTCTCCGAGTCGGGCATCGCCGAAGACCTCTACCGCATGTTCCACGTGTGGATGGGCCCGCTGCCGGGGGGCCTGGCGGTGGGCACCATCTTCCTGATGGTGGCGATCTCGGCGATGAACGGCCTGAGCGTGGCCGGCATGGCCATCGGCGCCAGCATCGCCTTGCCCGAGCTGCTCAGGCGTGGCTACGACAAGATCATGATCACCGGGGTGATCCAGGCCGGCAGCTCGCTGGGGATTCTGATTCCGCCCAGCGTGGTGCTGGTGCTCTACGGCATGATCGCGCGCCAGCCGGTGGGCCAGCTGTGGCTGGCCGGGGCCATTCCCGGGCTGATGATGGCCGGCATGTTCATGCTCTATATCGCCATTCGCTGCCGCCTGCAGCCGCACATGGGCCCGCCGCTGGCCAAGGCCGAGCGCGAGCAGATCTCCTGGAGCGAGAAGCTGCGCCTGCTCAGCGCCGGGCTGGTGCCGCTGTTCATCTTCTTCTCCATGACCGGCTTGTTCCTGCTGGGCTACACCAGCCTGGTGGAAAGCTCGGCGGTGGGCGCCTGCGCAGCCACCCTGGCGGCGCTGTTCAAGGGCCGGCTGAACGGCAAGGTGATGGAGGAAACGTTGCGCAAGACGCTGGCCATCAGCTGCATGTTCATGTGGATCATCCTCGCCGCGTTGTGCTTCGGCGCGGTGTTCGACGGCCTCGGTGCGGTCAGGGCGATCGAGCAGTTCTTCGTCGACAGCCTGCACCTGGGGCCCTGGCAGATCCTGATCATCATGCAGCTGTCGTTCATCCTGATGGGCATGTTCCTCGACGACACCGCCATGCTGGTCATCGTCGCGCCGCTCTACGTGCCGCTGGTGGGGGCGCTGGGCTTCGACCTGATCTGGTACGGCGTGCTCTACACCATCACCTGCCAGATCGCCTACATGACCCCGCCGTTCGGCTACAACCTGTTCCTCATGCGCGCCATGGCCCCGCCCGAGGTGAGCCTGCGCGACATCTATGTCTCGGTCACCCCCTTCGTGCTGATCATGGCGCTGGCCCTGGTGCTGGTGATGGCCTTCCCGCAGCTGGCGCTGTGGCTGCCGCAACTGCACTACGGCGGCTGA
- a CDS encoding TRAP transporter substrate-binding protein, producing MSTRRDFLKTAAVGTAALGSAHIYAAEPKKITWRLQTYAGPALAEHVIKPSIDAFNKAANGQMEIQLYFADQLVPTGELFRAMQRGTIDAVQSDDDSIAAPVDVSVFGGYFPFATRYSLDVPVLFEQYGLNEIWAEAYGEVKGVTWLGAGAWDPCHFATVQPITKLADLKGKRIFTFPTAGKFLARFGVIPVTLPWEDVEVAVQTGELDGIAWSGITEDYTVGWANVTKYFLTNNISGAWIGSYFANSDKWAEVPEHLKTLFKLCMDSSNYYRQHWYWGGEAQLRVEGGKLQLTSIPAEEWATVEAEALKFWDEIAKTSPRCAKVVDIFKKYNALMAKAGAPYRG from the coding sequence ATGAGTACGAGACGCGATTTCCTGAAAACCGCCGCGGTCGGCACCGCTGCCCTTGGCTCGGCGCACATCTACGCCGCCGAGCCGAAGAAGATCACCTGGCGCCTGCAGACCTACGCCGGCCCAGCGCTGGCCGAGCACGTGATCAAGCCGTCCATCGATGCCTTCAACAAGGCGGCCAACGGCCAGATGGAGATCCAGCTGTACTTCGCCGACCAGCTGGTGCCCACCGGCGAGCTGTTTCGCGCCATGCAGCGCGGCACCATCGACGCGGTGCAGAGCGACGACGACTCCATCGCCGCACCGGTGGACGTCTCGGTGTTCGGCGGTTACTTCCCCTTCGCCACCCGCTACAGCCTCGACGTGCCGGTGCTGTTCGAGCAGTACGGCCTCAACGAGATCTGGGCCGAGGCCTACGGCGAGGTCAAGGGCGTCACCTGGCTCGGCGCCGGCGCATGGGACCCCTGCCACTTCGCCACGGTGCAGCCGATCACCAAACTGGCTGACCTCAAGGGCAAGCGCATCTTTACCTTTCCTACTGCCGGCAAGTTCCTCGCCCGCTTCGGCGTGATTCCGGTGACCCTGCCCTGGGAAGACGTCGAGGTGGCGGTGCAGACCGGCGAGCTGGACGGCATCGCCTGGTCCGGCATCACCGAGGACTACACGGTGGGCTGGGCCAACGTCACCAAGTACTTCCTCACCAACAACATCTCCGGCGCCTGGATCGGCTCCTACTTCGCCAACTCGGACAAATGGGCCGAGGTGCCCGAACACCTCAAGACCCTGTTCAAGCTGTGCATGGACAGCTCCAACTACTACCGCCAGCACTGGTACTGGGGCGGCGAGGCGCAGCTGCGCGTGGAGGGCGGCAAGCTGCAGCTGACCTCCATCCCCGCCGAGGAGTGGGCCACGGTGGAAGCCGAGGCGCTGAAGTTCTGGGACGAGATCGCCAAGACCAGCCCGCGCTGCGCCAAGGTGGTGGACATCTTCAAGAAGTACAACGCGCTGATGGCCAAGGCGGGGGCGCCTTATCGCGGTTGA
- a CDS encoding glutamine synthetase family protein, which yields MFKPRDVKTLGDARRIVEERGLSHVKVGLFDNDGVMRGKYMSRSKFFSALEHGFAFCDVVLGWDVKDQLYDNAQYTGWHSGYPDAPVRILPHTCREIPFENGMLLFLAEFDQQAEAVCPRGTLRRVIERCQAMGFEPYAALEYEFFMFDETPESARAKGFRDLKPFTPDWFGYSMIRNSVHAELYHQILEMGEAMDFPIEGLHTETGPGVLEAAIAYDRAEAAADKGALFKTFMKVLAQRNGLMATFMAKWSGKYPGQSGHIHVSLRDRASDKSAFFDPDQAHNMSKLQRHFLAGQQRLMPEFLCMVAPTLNSYRRLIPGFWAPTDATWGVENRTAALRVIPGSDKSQRQEYRLGAADGNPFLALSVAIGSGLYGIMQQWEPTAPVSGNAYAVKHPEELALPRTLWDAAQRLKGSQAARELFGDAFVEHFAASREWEEREYRRHVSDWELDRYFEII from the coding sequence ATGTTCAAACCACGGGATGTAAAGACCCTGGGCGATGCCCGGCGCATCGTCGAGGAACGTGGCCTGAGCCACGTGAAGGTCGGTCTGTTCGACAACGATGGGGTGATGCGCGGCAAGTACATGAGCCGCAGCAAGTTCTTCTCCGCCCTGGAGCACGGCTTCGCCTTCTGCGACGTGGTGCTCGGCTGGGACGTCAAGGACCAGCTCTACGACAACGCCCAGTACACCGGCTGGCACAGCGGCTACCCCGATGCGCCGGTGCGCATCCTGCCGCACACCTGTCGCGAGATTCCCTTCGAAAACGGCATGTTGCTGTTTCTCGCCGAGTTCGATCAGCAGGCCGAGGCGGTGTGCCCGCGCGGCACCCTGCGCCGGGTGATCGAGCGCTGCCAGGCCATGGGCTTCGAGCCCTATGCGGCGCTGGAGTACGAATTCTTCATGTTCGACGAAACGCCGGAGTCGGCGCGGGCCAAGGGCTTTCGCGATCTCAAGCCGTTCACCCCGGACTGGTTCGGCTACTCGATGATCCGCAACTCGGTGCACGCCGAGCTCTATCACCAGATCCTCGAGATGGGCGAGGCGATGGATTTTCCCATCGAGGGCCTGCATACCGAGACCGGCCCCGGTGTGCTGGAGGCGGCCATCGCCTATGACCGCGCCGAGGCGGCGGCGGACAAGGGCGCGCTGTTCAAGACCTTCATGAAGGTGCTGGCCCAGCGCAACGGCCTGATGGCCACCTTCATGGCCAAGTGGTCGGGCAAGTACCCCGGGCAGAGCGGGCATATCCACGTGTCCCTGCGCGACCGTGCGAGCGACAAGTCGGCCTTCTTTGATCCCGATCAGGCGCACAACATGAGCAAGCTGCAGCGGCATTTCCTCGCCGGCCAGCAGCGCCTGATGCCGGAATTCCTGTGCATGGTGGCGCCGACCCTGAACAGCTACCGGCGTCTGATTCCCGGCTTCTGGGCACCCACCGACGCCACCTGGGGCGTGGAGAACCGCACCGCGGCGCTGCGGGTGATCCCCGGCAGCGACAAGTCGCAGCGCCAGGAGTACCGCCTCGGCGCCGCCGACGGCAATCCCTTCCTGGCCTTGTCGGTGGCCATCGGCTCGGGGCTGTACGGAATCATGCAGCAGTGGGAGCCGACCGCGCCGGTCAGCGGCAACGCCTATGCGGTCAAGCACCCCGAGGAGCTGGCGCTGCCGCGCACGCTGTGGGATGCGGCGCAGCGCCTGAAGGGCTCGCAGGCGGCGCGCGAGCTGTTCGGCGACGCCTTCGTCGAGCACTTCGCCGCCAGCCGCGAATGGGAAGAGCGCGAGTACCGCCGCCATGTCAGCGACTGGGAGCTGGATCGCTACTTCGAAATCATCTGA
- a CDS encoding aldehyde dehydrogenase family protein: protein MSKLQCISPIDGSVYVERHLASNPEIQAALARAELAQQTWKRTPLRERIAIGRRAIDAFAARESQLAEELCWMMGRPIRYAAGEIRGFVERATHMADIAEGSLADIRLPDKPGFTRFIRREPLGVALVIAPWNYPYLTAVNAVMPALLAGNAVLLKHSAQTPLCAERMVEAFAEAGLPEGVFQYLHLSHGETEALIRAPTINHVAFTGSVPGGAMVERAAAGRFISVGLELGGKDPAYVRADADLAHAVETAIDGAFFNSGQSCCGIERIYVHESLYDAFVEQAVALVRQYKLGRSDDPQITLGPLVRADAADFVRAQIAEAVAQGARAHIDPAEFPLDAPGTPYLAPQVLTNVNHEMRVMTEESFGPVVGIQKVASDEEALALMNDSEFGLTAAIFSRDVDAAMALADRVEAGTVFLNRCDYLDPGLAWTGVKHSGRGCTLSRVGYEQLTRPKSFHFKTQL from the coding sequence ATGAGCAAACTGCAATGCATTTCCCCCATCGACGGTTCGGTCTACGTCGAACGTCACCTGGCCTCCAACCCCGAGATCCAGGCCGCGCTTGCCCGTGCCGAGCTGGCGCAGCAGACCTGGAAACGCACACCGCTGCGTGAGCGCATCGCCATCGGTCGGCGCGCCATCGACGCCTTCGCCGCACGCGAAAGCCAGCTGGCCGAGGAGCTGTGCTGGATGATGGGCCGGCCGATCCGCTACGCCGCCGGCGAGATCCGCGGCTTCGTCGAGCGCGCCACGCATATGGCCGATATCGCCGAGGGTTCGCTGGCCGATATCCGCCTGCCGGACAAGCCCGGCTTCACCCGCTTCATCCGCCGCGAGCCGTTGGGTGTGGCACTGGTCATCGCGCCCTGGAACTACCCCTACCTGACCGCCGTGAATGCGGTGATGCCGGCACTGCTGGCGGGCAACGCGGTATTGCTCAAACACTCGGCGCAGACCCCGCTGTGCGCCGAGCGCATGGTCGAGGCCTTTGCCGAGGCCGGCCTGCCCGAAGGCGTGTTCCAGTACCTGCACCTGAGCCACGGCGAGACCGAAGCGCTGATTCGCGCGCCGACCATCAACCACGTCGCCTTCACCGGTTCGGTGCCGGGCGGGGCCATGGTCGAGCGGGCGGCGGCCGGGCGCTTCATCAGCGTCGGCCTGGAGCTGGGCGGCAAGGATCCGGCCTATGTGCGCGCCGACGCCGACCTGGCCCATGCGGTGGAAACCGCCATCGACGGCGCCTTCTTCAACTCCGGCCAATCGTGCTGCGGTATCGAGCGCATCTACGTGCACGAGTCGCTGTACGACGCCTTCGTCGAGCAGGCGGTGGCGCTGGTGCGCCAGTACAAGCTGGGGCGCTCGGATGACCCGCAGATCACCCTGGGCCCCTTGGTGCGGGCCGACGCCGCCGATTTCGTCCGCGCGCAGATCGCCGAGGCGGTCGCGCAGGGCGCCAGGGCGCATATCGACCCGGCCGAGTTTCCCCTGGATGCGCCGGGTACGCCCTACCTGGCGCCGCAGGTGCTGACCAACGTCAACCATGAAATGCGCGTGATGACCGAGGAATCCTTCGGCCCGGTGGTGGGTATCCAGAAGGTCGCCAGCGACGAGGAGGCGCTGGCGCTGATGAACGACAGCGAGTTTGGCCTGACCGCGGCGATCTTCAGCCGCGACGTCGATGCCGCCATGGCCCTGGCCGATCGGGTGGAGGCCGGCACGGTGTTTCTCAACCGCTGCGACTACCTCGACCCTGGGCTGGCCTGGACCGGGGTGAAGCACTCCGGACGTGGCTGCACCCTCTCAAGGGTCGGCTACGAGCAGCTGACCCGGCCGAAATCCTTCCACTTCAAGACTCAGCTGTGA
- a CDS encoding iron-containing alcohol dehydrogenase — MILDQYRMNWNYPTSMRVGVGRISELAEACRQLGMRAPLLCTDPGLAALPMIDAALRQCRDAGLNAGLFSAIKGNPTGANVMDGVAAFKAGGHDGVIAFGGGSALDAGKAIALMVGQDRPLWDFEDVGDNASRVNVAGMAPVVAVPTTAGTGSEVGRASVITDDAAHIKRIIFHARMLPALVILDPELTVGLPAKLTAATGMDALSHSLEAFCSPLFHPMAEGIALEGMRLVQQYLPRAVSQGTDVEARLQMLVASSMGATAFQRGLGAMHALAHPLGALYDAHHGLLNAVLMPYVLVANRGAIEPQMEKMARYLALPGSGFEAVLDWVLALRSEVGIAHSLGEIGIDDARIEQVGRMAEVDPSAGTNPIAFSAAQYSALFEKALRGAL; from the coding sequence ATGATTCTCGATCAGTACCGCATGAACTGGAATTACCCCACCTCGATGCGCGTCGGCGTCGGCCGCATCAGCGAGCTGGCCGAGGCCTGCCGCCAGCTCGGCATGCGCGCGCCGCTGCTGTGTACCGACCCCGGCCTGGCCGCGCTACCGATGATCGACGCGGCGCTGCGCCAGTGTCGCGATGCAGGCTTGAACGCAGGACTGTTCTCGGCGATCAAGGGCAACCCCACCGGCGCCAACGTGATGGACGGTGTGGCGGCGTTCAAGGCCGGCGGGCATGACGGGGTGATCGCCTTTGGCGGCGGCTCGGCGCTGGATGCCGGCAAGGCCATCGCCCTGATGGTCGGCCAGGATCGACCGCTGTGGGATTTCGAGGACGTCGGCGATAACGCCAGCCGGGTCAATGTCGCCGGCATGGCGCCGGTGGTGGCGGTGCCGACCACCGCCGGCACCGGCTCGGAAGTCGGCCGCGCCTCGGTGATCACCGACGACGCGGCGCATATCAAACGCATCATCTTCCACGCGCGGATGCTGCCGGCGCTGGTGATTCTCGACCCGGAGCTGACGGTCGGCCTGCCGGCGAAGCTCACCGCCGCCACCGGCATGGACGCGCTGTCGCACAGCCTGGAGGCCTTCTGCTCGCCGCTCTTCCATCCCATGGCCGAGGGCATCGCGCTGGAGGGCATGCGCCTGGTGCAGCAGTACCTGCCGCGTGCGGTCAGTCAGGGCACCGACGTCGAGGCGCGGTTGCAGATGCTGGTGGCCTCGAGCATGGGCGCCACCGCCTTCCAGCGCGGCCTCGGCGCCATGCACGCGCTGGCCCATCCGCTGGGGGCGCTGTACGACGCCCATCACGGCCTGCTCAACGCAGTGCTGATGCCTTACGTGCTGGTGGCCAACCGCGGCGCCATCGAGCCGCAGATGGAGAAGATGGCGCGCTATCTGGCGCTGCCGGGCAGCGGCTTCGAGGCGGTACTGGACTGGGTGCTGGCGCTGCGCAGCGAAGTGGGTATCGCCCACAGCCTGGGCGAGATCGGCATCGACGATGCACGCATCGAGCAGGTCGGGCGCATGGCCGAGGTGGACCCTTCGGCGGGCACCAACCCCATCGCCTTCAGCGCCGCGCAGTACAGCGCCTTGTTCGAGAAAGCGCTGCGCGGGGCCTTGTAG
- a CDS encoding DUF6152 family protein produces MLKKLLLLTATLGLLLSAALAQAHHGWSSYDADQLLTLEVPLQSVNYRNPHADVSIEHDGRTWQVILAPISRLQARGLPEADLTAGKTVTIVGYPRKDGTAEIRAERIIVDGRTIELR; encoded by the coding sequence ATGCTGAAGAAACTGCTGCTTCTCACCGCCACGCTTGGCTTGCTGCTCAGCGCCGCCCTTGCCCAGGCTCATCACGGCTGGAGCTCCTACGACGCGGACCAGCTCCTGACCCTGGAAGTGCCGCTGCAGAGCGTCAACTATCGCAACCCCCACGCCGATGTGAGCATCGAACACGACGGGCGCACCTGGCAGGTGATCCTCGCCCCGATCAGTCGCCTGCAAGCGCGTGGCCTGCCGGAGGCCGACCTCACAGCGGGCAAGACCGTGACCATAGTCGGCTACCCGCGCAAGGACGGCACCGCGGAAATCCGTGCCGAGCGCATCATCGTCGACGGTCGCACCATCGAACTGCGCTAG
- a CDS encoding Hsp70 family protein translates to MSFSTPARACGIDFGTSNSTVGWLRPGQDSLLLLEDGKITLPSVIFFNTEERRPVYGRLALHEYLEGYEGRLMRSLKSLLGSKLLKSETTVLGSALPFKDLLGFFIGELKKRAEAQAGRAFEEVVLGRPVFFVDDDPGADQEAQNTLVSVAHKLGFREVSFQYEPIAAAFDYESSLAREELVLIVDIGGGTSDFSLVRLAPERHHLAERQDDILATGGVHIGGTDFDKQLSLAGVMPLFGYGSRMKSDAFMPTSYHLNLATWHTINALYAQKTQLALQNMRYDIVDATGIDRLFGLIEQRAGHWLAMQVEESKIALSEQDARPIDLSRVEPGLVAELTRPLFENAIEPLLERIRASLTQLLADAGITAEQVDTLFFTGGSSGVPALRQSVAAMLPNARSVEGNTFGSIGSGLAIEAKKRYG, encoded by the coding sequence ATGTCCTTCTCCACGCCTGCCCGCGCCTGCGGCATCGACTTCGGCACCTCCAACTCCACCGTCGGCTGGCTGCGCCCCGGCCAGGACAGCCTGCTGCTCCTGGAAGACGGCAAGATCACCCTGCCCTCGGTGATTTTCTTCAACACCGAGGAGCGCCGCCCGGTCTATGGCCGCCTGGCCCTGCACGAGTACCTGGAAGGCTACGAAGGGCGCCTGATGCGCTCGCTGAAGAGCCTGCTGGGCTCCAAGCTGCTGAAAAGCGAAACCACCGTGCTGGGCAGTGCCCTGCCGTTCAAGGACCTGCTCGGCTTCTTTATCGGCGAGCTGAAAAAACGTGCCGAAGCCCAGGCCGGGCGTGCCTTCGAGGAAGTGGTGCTGGGCCGCCCAGTATTCTTCGTCGACGACGACCCGGGCGCCGACCAGGAGGCGCAGAACACCCTGGTGAGCGTGGCGCACAAGCTCGGCTTCAGGGAGGTGTCGTTCCAGTACGAACCCATCGCCGCGGCCTTCGACTACGAGTCGAGCCTGGCGCGCGAGGAGCTGGTGCTGATCGTCGATATCGGCGGCGGCACCTCGGACTTCTCCCTAGTGCGTCTGGCCCCTGAGCGCCACCACCTGGCCGAGCGTCAGGACGACATCCTAGCCACTGGCGGCGTGCATATCGGCGGCACCGACTTCGACAAGCAGCTGTCGCTGGCCGGGGTGATGCCGCTGTTCGGCTACGGCAGCCGGATGAAGAGCGACGCCTTCATGCCCACCAGCTACCACCTCAACCTGGCCACCTGGCACACCATCAACGCGCTGTACGCGCAGAAGACCCAGCTGGCCCTGCAGAACATGCGTTACGACATCGTCGACGCCACCGGTATCGACCGCCTGTTCGGCCTGATCGAACAGCGCGCCGGGCACTGGCTGGCGATGCAGGTGGAAGAGAGCAAGATCGCCCTCAGCGAGCAGGATGCACGCCCTATCGACCTGTCGCGCGTCGAGCCGGGCCTGGTCGCCGAGCTGACCCGGCCGCTGTTCGAGAACGCCATCGAGCCGCTGCTCGAGCGCATTCGCGCCAGCCTCACGCAGCTGCTGGCCGATGCCGGCATCACTGCTGAGCAGGTCGACACGCTGTTCTTCACCGGTGGTTCCAGCGGCGTACCGGCGCTGCGCCAGAGCGTGGCGGCGATGCTGCCCAATGCGCGCAGCGTGGAAGGCAACACCTTCGGCAGCATCGGCAGCGGCCTGGCCATCGAAGCGAAGAAGCGCTACGGCTGA